In one window of Littorina saxatilis isolate snail1 linkage group LG11, US_GU_Lsax_2.0, whole genome shotgun sequence DNA:
- the LOC138980484 gene encoding ankyrin repeat domain-containing protein 27-like isoform X1, producing the protein MVFSFVKHSTSSRAKPSPMLSLSLFSSPSPSAGSSSKKKKSPFPSPFPSPSLPSKHPHPYRSALDAMKATGDARSEAVTFLGLLRHNEDVLEVRLKHLLKRDRQFVHDVFTSLIDDWTPLHACTLRGARKLVKMALKSGAPPDLEMGAPDGLPGRCSPLHLAAYRGDVSLVQLLVQNGASVDKRDSTRRTPLYYAASKNNVLAARKLIKYGADVNELNGEQRVYYKEDIEGRPSSLLCIPVLSSMR; encoded by the exons ATGGTGTTTAGTTTTGTCAAGCATAGTACCAGTTCGCGAGCG AAACCGAGCCCTATGTTGTCGCTGTCACTCTTCAGCTCCCCTTCGCCCTCCGccggcagcagcagcaaaaagaagaaatcccccttcccctctcccttcccctctccctccctgccCTCCAAGCACCCCCACCCGTACCGTAGCGCCCTtgacgcaatgaaagcgacggGTGACGCGCGCAGCGAGGCCGTCACCTTCCTGGGGTTGCTGCGTCACAACGAGGACGTCCTGGAGGTCCGGCTCAAACACCTACTCAAGCGGGACCGTCAGTTCGTCCACGACGTCTTCACCTCACTCATCGACGACTGGACCCCCCTCCACGCCTGCACGCTTCGCGGAGCTCGCAAGCTGGTCAAGATGGCCTTGAAGTCCGGGGCCCCCCCTGACCTTGAGATGGGCGCTCCCGACGGCCTCCCCGGCCGCTGCAGCCCGCTCCACCTGGCGGCCTACCGCGGGGATGTCAGCTTGGTGCAGCTGCTGGTGCAGAACGGCGCGTCGGTCGACAAGCGAGACTCCACGCGGAGAACGCCGCTGTACTATGCCGCCTCCAAGAACAATGTGCTGGCGGCCAGAAAACTCATAAAGTACGGAGCGGACGTGAACGAGCTGAACGGGGAACAGAGGGTGTACTACAAGGAGGACATTGAAGGCAGACCTTCCTCTCTCCTGTGTATCCCCGTGCTGTCCAGTATGAGGTAA
- the LOC138980484 gene encoding putative ankyrin repeat protein RF_1087 isoform X2, which translates to MLSLSLFSSPSPSAGSSSKKKKSPFPSPFPSPSLPSKHPHPYRSALDAMKATGDARSEAVTFLGLLRHNEDVLEVRLKHLLKRDRQFVHDVFTSLIDDWTPLHACTLRGARKLVKMALKSGAPPDLEMGAPDGLPGRCSPLHLAAYRGDVSLVQLLVQNGASVDKRDSTRRTPLYYAASKNNVLAARKLIKYGADVNELNGEQRVYYKEDIEGRPSSLLCIPVLSSMR; encoded by the coding sequence ATGTTGTCGCTGTCACTCTTCAGCTCCCCTTCGCCCTCCGccggcagcagcagcaaaaagaagaaatcccccttcccctctcccttcccctctccctccctgccCTCCAAGCACCCCCACCCGTACCGTAGCGCCCTtgacgcaatgaaagcgacggGTGACGCGCGCAGCGAGGCCGTCACCTTCCTGGGGTTGCTGCGTCACAACGAGGACGTCCTGGAGGTCCGGCTCAAACACCTACTCAAGCGGGACCGTCAGTTCGTCCACGACGTCTTCACCTCACTCATCGACGACTGGACCCCCCTCCACGCCTGCACGCTTCGCGGAGCTCGCAAGCTGGTCAAGATGGCCTTGAAGTCCGGGGCCCCCCCTGACCTTGAGATGGGCGCTCCCGACGGCCTCCCCGGCCGCTGCAGCCCGCTCCACCTGGCGGCCTACCGCGGGGATGTCAGCTTGGTGCAGCTGCTGGTGCAGAACGGCGCGTCGGTCGACAAGCGAGACTCCACGCGGAGAACGCCGCTGTACTATGCCGCCTCCAAGAACAATGTGCTGGCGGCCAGAAAACTCATAAAGTACGGAGCGGACGTGAACGAGCTGAACGGGGAACAGAGGGTGTACTACAAGGAGGACATTGAAGGCAGACCTTCCTCTCTCCTGTGTATCCCCGTGCTGTCCAGTATGAGGTAA